The Syngnathus typhle isolate RoL2023-S1 ecotype Sweden linkage group LG6, RoL_Styp_1.0, whole genome shotgun sequence genome has a window encoding:
- the LOC133156193 gene encoding zinc finger protein 383-like isoform X2, producing MFARATAKCVEEKDRSPQRREDLWLQPYVVLHRVDLSEAIRPEQQEQERIRIKKEDVGKEVHHLNEQMEQTFLCAIKEEEEPELPCIKEEREDSCNIKEEGEDSYDIKKEEQEEEICKVPLTGVPVTSLDEGQHEMSKVAEPPNCSSSQQMTREDLSEQQEQERIHIKKEDVSKEVHHLNEQMEQTFLCAIKEEEEPELPCNKEEREDSCDIKEEGEDSCDIKKEEEEEEICKVPLTGVFVTSLDEGQHEFPRREHLKRHTRIHTGEKSFACSVCGKILSDQRILKIHTRIHTGEKPFSCLVCGKRFSDKRYMTLHTRFHTGEKPFSCSVCGHLFTEKGSLKKHTRIHTGEKPFSCSVCGEKFSRGDELKIHTRMHTGEKPFSCTVCGKTFSVKGNLKIHTRTHTGEKPFSCSVCGKTFSVKGNLTIHTRTHTGEKPFSCSVCGEKFTLNGNLKSHLRIHPLLPAQSPAKESIENSEGVGEMSYDP from the exons ATGTTTGCAAGGGCCACAGCAAAGTGTGTGGAGGAAAAGGACCGTAGTCCTCAACGACGGGAAgatctttggctgcagccttatgttgtgttgcACAGAGTAG accTCAGTGAAGCGATTCGTCCTGAACAGCAGGAGCAAGAGCGCATTCGCATTAAAAAGGAAGATGTGGGCAAAGAGGTCCACCACttgaatgaacaaatggagcagacaTTTCTTTGCGctataaaagaggaggaagagccagAGCTGCCTTGTATTAAAGAGGAGAGAGAAGACTCCTGCAACATtaaagaggagggagaagacTCCTATGACATTAAAAAGGAGGAACAAGAAGAGGAGATTTGCAAGGTGCCATTGACTGGTGTACCTGTGACGAGTTTAGATGAGGGTCAACATGAAATGAGCAAAGTGGCGGAGCCTCCAAACTGcagttcaagtcaacaaatgaccagagaag accTCAGTGAACAGCAGGAGCAAGAGCGCATTCACATTAAAAAGGAAGATGTGAGCAAAGAGGTCCACCACttgaatgaacaaatggagcagacaTTTCTTTGCGctataaaagaggaggaagagccagAGCTGCCTTGTAATAAAGAGGAGAGAGAAGACTCCTGCGACATtaaagaggagggagaagactcctgtgacattaaaaaggaggaagaagaggaggagatcTGCAAGGTGCCATTGACTGGTGTATTTGTGACGAGTTTAGATGAGGGTCAACATGAATTCCCTCGGAGGGAACATTTAAAAaggcatacaagaatccacactggtgagaaatcttttgcatgctcagtttgtggcaaaatattATCTGACCAGCGAATTTTAAAAattcacacaagaatccacactggtgagaagccTTTTTCATGCTTagtttgtggcaaaagattTTCTGACAAGAGATATATGACACTTCATACAAGAtttcacactggtgagaaacctttttcatgctcagtttgtggccaccTATTCACTGAGAAGGGAAGcttaaaaaagcacacaagaatccacactggtgagaagcctttttcatgctcagtttgtggcgaAAAATTCTCTCGGGGGGACGAGTTAAAAATTCATACAAGAatgcacactggtgagaaacctttttcatgtacagtttgtggcaaaacattTTCTGTGAAGGGAAATCTAAAAAttcatacaagaacccacactggtgagaaacctttttcatgctcagtttgtggcaaaacattTTCTGTGAAGGGAAATCTAACAAttcatacaagaacccacactggtgagaaacctttttcatgctcagtttgtggtgaAAAATTCACTCTGAACGGAAACTTAAAAAGTCATTTAAGAATCCACCCCCTGTTGCCTGCTCAGTCACCTGCCAAAGAGTCTATTGAGAATTCCGAAGGTGTTGGGGAGATGAGCTATGATCCGTGA
- the LOC133156193 gene encoding zinc finger protein OZF-like isoform X1, with the protein MFARATAKCVEEKDRSPQRREDLWLQPYVVLHRVDLSEAIRPEQQEQERIRIKKEDVGKEVHHLNEQMEQTFLCAIKEEEEPELPCIKEEREDSCNIKEEGEDSYDIKKEEQEEEICKVPLTGVPVTSLDEGQHEMSKVAEPPNCSSSQQMTREGNGDHCGGSQPAPASEGHDVLSHIPVDAAADESQNKHSQCSQYGKCANNSVLKQHMRIDTRKKRFSSDCCQKLSQTGHLKTHTRIHTGEKPFSCSVCGKRFYRKGTLTIHTRTHTGETPHTCSFCGQRFSQRGHLKTHTRIHTGEKPFSCSVCGQKFSQKRDLNTHTSHTGEKPFSCSVCGKRFYRKGTLTVHTRTHTGEKPNTCSVCGQRFSHSGNLKAHTRIHTGEKPFSCSVCGKAFSQGGHLKIHTRMHTGDKPFSCSVCGQRFSHRGHLNKHTRTHTGEKPYSCSVCGKKFSQGGYLKTHTRIHTGEKPFSCTVCGKTFSAKGNLTIHTRTHTGEKPFSCSVCGKKFTLNVNLKRHSRIHPLLPAQSPAKESIENSECVGEMRYDP; encoded by the exons ATGTTTGCAAGGGCCACAGCAAAGTGTGTGGAGGAAAAGGACCGTAGTCCTCAACGACGGGAAgatctttggctgcagccttatgttgtgttgcACAGAGTAG accTCAGTGAAGCGATTCGTCCTGAACAGCAGGAGCAAGAGCGCATTCGCATTAAAAAGGAAGATGTGGGCAAAGAGGTCCACCACttgaatgaacaaatggagcagacaTTTCTTTGCGctataaaagaggaggaagagccagAGCTGCCTTGTATTAAAGAGGAGAGAGAAGACTCCTGCAACATtaaagaggagggagaagacTCCTATGACATTAAAAAGGAGGAACAAGAAGAGGAGATTTGCAAGGTGCCATTGACTGGTGTACCTGTGACGAGTTTAGATGAGGGTCAACATGAAATGAGCAAAGTGGCGGAGCCTCCAAACTGcagttcaagtcaacaaatgaccagagaaggtAATGGAGACCACTGTGGCGGATCACAACCAGCTCCAGCATCAGAGGGTCATGACGTGTTGTCACATATTCCTGttgatgctgctgctgatgagtctcaaaacaaacacagccaATGTTCTCAGTATGGGAAATGTGCTAATAACAGTGTTTTGAAGCAACACATGAGAATAGACACAAGAAAGAAAAGGTTTTCCTCAGATTGTTGCCAAAAATTGTCTCAGAcgggacatttaaaaacacacacaagaatccacactggtgagaaacctttttcatgctcagtttgtggcaaaagattTTATCGAAAGGGAACTCTAACAAttcatacaagaacccacactggtgagacacCACATACATGCTcattttgtggccaaagattctctcagaggggacatttaaaaactcacacaagaatccacaccggtgagaaacctttttcatgctcagtttgtggccaaaaattctctcagaagagagatttaaacacgcacacaagccacactggtgagaagcctttttcatgctcagtttgtggcaaaagattTTATCGGAAGGGAACTCTAACAGttcatacaagaacccacactggtgagaaaccaaatacatgctcagtttgtggccaaagattctctcacaGCGGAAATTTAAAAgctcacacaagaatccacaccggtgagaaacctttttcctgctcagtttgtggcaaagcATTCTCTCAGGGGGGACatttaaaaattcatacaagAATGCACACTGGTGACaagcctttttcatgctcagtttgtggccaaagattctctcacaGGGGACATTTAAATaagcacacaagaacccacactggtgagaaaccttattcatgctcagtttgtggcaaaaaattCTCTCAGGGGGGATATTTAAAaactcatacaagaatccacactggtgagaaacctttttcatgtacagtttgtggcaaaacattTTCTGCGAAGGGAAATCTAACAAttcatacaagaacccacactggtgagaaacccttttcatgctcagtttgtggcaaaaaattCACTCTGAACGTAAACTTGAAACGTCATTCAAGAATCCACCCCCTGTTGCCTGCTCAGTCACCTGCCAAAGAGTCTATTGAGAATTCCGAATGTGTTGGCGAGATGAGATATGATCCGTGA
- the LOC133156194 gene encoding gastrula zinc finger protein XlCGF57.1-like gives MFARATAKCVEEKDRSPQRWEDLWLQPYVVLHRVDLSEAIRPEQQEQERIRIKREDVGKEVHHLNEQMEQTFLCTIKEEEPELPCNKEEREDSCNIKEEAEDSYDIKKEEQEEEICKVPLTGVPVTSLDEGQHEMSKVAEPPNCSSSQQMTREGNGDHCGGSQPAPPSESHDVLSHIPVDAAADESQNKHSQCSQYGKCANNSALKQHMRIDTRKERFFPDCGQKLSQRGHLKTHTRIHTGEKPFSCSVCGKRFCRKGTLTIHTRTHTGETPHTCSFCGKAFARGDGLKIHTRMHTGEKPFSCSVCGKRFYRKENLRVHKRTHTGETPNTCSVCGQRFSQSGNLKAHTRIHTGEKPFSCSVCGKRFCRKGTLTVHSRTHTGEKSFTCSVCGQRFSDSGNLKAHTRIHTGEKPFSCSVCGKAFARGHGLKIHTRMHTGEQPFSCSVCGQRFSHMGHLKTHTRMHTGEKPFSCTVCGKTFSVKGTLTSHTKTHTGEKPFSCSVCGKKFTLKVSLKRHSRIHPLFPAQSPVKESIENS, from the exons ATGTTTGCAAGGGCCACAGCAAAGTGTGTGGAGGAAAAGGACCGTAGTCCTCAACGATGGGAAgatctttggctgcagccttatgttgtgttgcACAGAGTAG accTCAGTGAAGCGATTCGTCCTGAACAGCAGGAGCAAGAGCGCATTCGCATTAAAAGGGAAGATGTGGGCAAAGAGGTCCACCACttgaatgaacaaatggagcagacaTTTCTTTGCACTATAAAAGAGGAAGAGCCAGAGTTGCCTTGTAATAAAGAGGAGAGAGAAGACTCCTGCAACATTAAAGAGGAGGCTGAAGACTCCTATGACATTAAAAAGGAGGAACAAGAAGAGGAGATTTGCAAGGTGCCATTGACTGGTGTACCTGTGACGAGTTTAGATGAGGGTCAACATGAAATGAGCAAAGTGGCGGAGCCTCCAAACTGcagttcaagtcaacaaatgaccagagaaggtAATGGAGACCACTGTGGCGGATCACAACCAGCTCCACCATCAGAGAGTCATGACGTGTTGTCACATATTCCTGttgatgctgctgctgatgagtctcaaaacaaacacagccaATGTTCTCAGTATGGGAAATGTGCTAATAACAGTGCTTTGAAGCAACACATGAGAATAGACACAAGAAAGGAAAGGTTTTTCccagattgtggccaaaaattgtctcagaggggacatttaaaaacacacacaagaatccacactggtgagaaacctttttcatgctcagtttgtggcaaaagattTTGTCGGAAGGGAACTCTAACAAttcatacaagaacccacactggtgagacacCACATACATGCTCATTTTGTGGCAAAGCATTCGCTCGGGGGGACGGGTTAAAAATTCATACAAGAATGCACACTGGTGAGaagcctttttcatgctcagtttgtggcaaaagattTTATCGGAAGGAAAATCTAAGAGTTCATaaaagaacccacactggtgagacacCAAAtacatgctcagtttgtggccaaagattctcccAGAGCGGAAATTTAAAAgctcacacaagaatccacaccggtgagaaacctttttcatgctcagtttgtggcaaaagattTTGTCGGAAGGGAACTCTAACAGTTCattcaagaacccacactggtgagaaatcttttacatgctcagtttgtggccaaagattctctgacAGCGGAAATTTAAAAgctcacacaagaatccacaccggtgagaaacctttttcctgctcagtttgtggcaaagcATTCGCTCGGGGGCACGGGTTAAAAATTCATACAAGAATGCACACTGGTGAacaacctttttcatgctcagtttgtggacaAAGATTCTCTCACATGGGACATTTAAAAACTCATACAAGAatgcacactggtgagaaacctttttcatgtacagtttgtggcaaaacattTTCTGTGAAGGGAACTCTAACAAGTCATACaaaaacccacactggtgagaaacccttttcatgctcagtttgtggcaaaaaattCACTCTGAAGGTAAGCTTAAAACGTCATTCAAGAATCCACCCCCTGTTTCCTGCTCAGTCACCTGTCAAAGAGTCTATTGAGAATTCCTAG
- the LOC133156199 gene encoding gastrula zinc finger protein XlCGF52.1-like: MEQTFLCAIKEEEEPELPCIKEEREDSCNIKEEGEDSYDIKKEEEEEEICKVPLTGVPVTSLDEGQHEMSKVAEPPNCSSSQQMTREDLSEQQEQERIHIKKEDESKEVHHLNEQMEQTILCAIKEEEEPELPCNKEEREDSCDIKEEGEDSCDIKKEEEEEEICKVPLTGVPVTSSDEGRHEMSKAKEKRFSCSVCGQRFSNRGHLNTHTRIHTGEKPFSCSICGKRFSHRGHLNKHTRTHTGEKPYSCSICGKIFSANGNLKKHTQIHTGEKPFSCSVCGKRFPAKRSLTSHTRTHTGEKPFPCSVCGKRFNDKEYLKKHTRIHTGEKPFSCPVCGKRFSVKGYLPLHIKLHAGEKPFSCTVCGRKFSLKGTLKTHTRIHTRLPGQSPAKESIENS, encoded by the exons atggagcagacaTTTCTTTGCGctataaaagaggaggaagagccagAGCTGCCTTGTATTAAAGAGGAGAGAGAAGACTCTTGCAACATtaaagaggagggagaagactcctatgacattaaaaaggaggaagaagaggaggagattTGCAAGGTGCCATTGACTGGTGTACCTGTGACGAGTTTAGATGAGGGTCAACATGAAATGAGCAAAGTGGCGGAGCCTCCAAACTGcagttcaagtcaacaaatgaccagagaag accTCAGTGAACAGCAGGAGCAAGAGCGCATTCACATTAAAAAGGAAGATGAGAGCAAAGAGGTCCACCACTTGAACgaacaaatggagcagacaATTCTTTGCGctataaaagaggaggaagagccagAGCTGCCTTGTAATAAAGAGGAGAGAGAAGACTCCTGCGACATtaaagaggagggagaagactcctgtgacattaaaaaggaggaagaagaggaggagatcTGCAAGGTGCCATTGACTGGTGTACCTGTGACGAGTTCAGATGAGGGTCGACATGAAATGAGCAAAGCGAAGGAGAAAcggttttcctgctcagtttgtggccaaagattctctaaTAGGGGACATTTAAACACGCACActagaatccacactggcgagaaacctttttcatgctcaatttGTGGCAAAAGATTCTCTCACAGGGGACATTTAAATaagcacacaagaacccacactggcgagaaaccttatTCATGCTCAATTTGTGGCAAAATATTCTCTGCCAATGGAAActtaaaaaagcacacacaaatccacactggtgagaaacctttttcatgctcagtttgtggcaaaagattTCCTGCGAAGAGATCTCTAACAAgtcatacaagaacccacactggtgagaaaccttttccatgctcagtttgtggcaaaagattCAATGACAAGGAATActtaaaaaagcacacaagaatccacactggtgagaagccTTTTTCATGCccagtttgtggcaaaagattTTCTGTGAAGGGATATCTCCCACTTCATATAAAACTTCACGCTGGTgaaaaacctttttcatgcacaGTTTGTGGCAGAAAATTCTCTCTGAAGGGAACCTTAAAaactcatacaagaatccacacccgGTTGCCTGGTCAGTCACCTGCCAAAGAGTCTATTGAGAATTCCTAG
- the LOC133156195 gene encoding uncharacterized protein LOC133156195 isoform X1, translated as MSPSVVATLLLILVLCWPCNTRSSCPYSFWNVKNNCYGRFRYEVGWKEAEARCKREGGHLASIWYFREMEFIESLYMRVDHWIGLSRNNNTDEWKWSDGSIYYPEYWGTFQARNDTNFPQCIALTARTRKWKIDDCQENKYFICKYTLDVCLCPPPCRPTTTAAPALQTTTRPLSTTTSPPPTCPPCASSARPYITLSSKPNTTAVPQNIWAPEICKMSIDQSTSCASDDPTCSCLLAVLANPNGSIQAAFNDGLGVNRSVVIRGQANSNAERLIVKLLLGKEDDNMTALQLNFHFGNKSIVLNSQADKKTTQQTVNASQPHQFGPGLDFKIDIQCGNNTFNMTLDDNVQLALEHQLMNLRRIKWLEVWHVLLSSVQLM; from the exons ATGAGCCCGTCAGTTGTCGCGACGCTGCTACTCATTCTTGTCCTGTGTTGGCCCTGCAACA CGCGCTCCTCCTGTCCATACAGCTTTTGGAACGTCAAGAACAATTGTTATGGACGGTTCCGTTACGAAGTGGGCTGGAAAGAGGCTGAGGCTCGCTGTAAAAGAGAGGGTGGCCATCTGGCTAGCATTTGGTACTTCAGAGAGATG GAGTTTATAGAGTCACTATATATGAGGGTGGATCATTGGATCGGTTTGTCCCGTAACAACAATACTGATGAGTGGAAATGGAGCGACGGAAGTATTTACTATCCCGA GTACTGGGGTACCTTTCAGGCACGCAACGACACGAACTTCCCGCAATGCATTGCGTTGACTGCTAGAACGAGAAAATGGAAAATTGATGACTGTcaggaaaacaaatatttcatcTGCAAGTACACCCTGG ACGTGTGCCTTTGTCCTCCTCCATGTCGTCCTACTACTACTGCTGCTCCTGCCTTGCAAACAACCACCCGACCTTTGTCCACCACTACCTCCCCTCCTCCTACTTGTCCTCCTTGTGCTTCCTCTGCTCGTCCTTACATTACTCTTTCCTCCAAACCGAATACCACCGCCGTGCCGCAAAACATTTGGGCACCGGAGATTTGCAAAATGTCAATCGATCAGTCCACATCGTGTGCCTCAGATGACCCCACGTGCTCGTGCCTGCTTGCCGTGTTGGCCAACCCA AATGGTTCGATCCAAGCTGCATTCAACGACGGTCTCGGTGTGAATCGCAGTGTTGTCATCAGAGGACAGGCCAATTCCAATGCAGAGAG GCTCATCGTCAAGCTGCTTCTGGGCAAAGAAGACGACAACATGACTGCGCTTCAGCTGAATTTCCACTTTGGAAACAAAAGCATTGTGCTCAACTCCCAAGCGGACAAAAAAACTACCCAACAAACCGTGAACGCTTCTCAACCCCACCAGTTTGGACCCGGACTCGACTTCAAG ATTGACATTCAATGTGGCAACAACACTTTCAACATGACCTTGGATGACAACGTCCAGCTGGCCTTGGAACATCAACTTATGAACCTGCGACGCATCAAGTGGCTGGAAGTTTGGCACGTGCTGCTGAGTTCCGTCCAGCTGATGTGA
- the LOC133156195 gene encoding uncharacterized protein LOC133156195 isoform X2, with amino-acid sequence MEFIESLYMRVDHWIGLSRNNNTDEWKWSDGSIYYPEYWGTFQARNDTNFPQCIALTARTRKWKIDDCQENKYFICKYTLDVCLCPPPCRPTTTAAPALQTTTRPLSTTTSPPPTCPPCASSARPYITLSSKPNTTAVPQNIWAPEICKMSIDQSTSCASDDPTCSCLLAVLANPNGSIQAAFNDGLGVNRSVVIRGQANSNAERLIVKLLLGKEDDNMTALQLNFHFGNKSIVLNSQADKKTTQQTVNASQPHQFGPGLDFKIDIQCGNNTFNMTLDDNVQLALEHQLMNLRRIKWLEVWHVLLSSVQLM; translated from the exons ATG GAGTTTATAGAGTCACTATATATGAGGGTGGATCATTGGATCGGTTTGTCCCGTAACAACAATACTGATGAGTGGAAATGGAGCGACGGAAGTATTTACTATCCCGA GTACTGGGGTACCTTTCAGGCACGCAACGACACGAACTTCCCGCAATGCATTGCGTTGACTGCTAGAACGAGAAAATGGAAAATTGATGACTGTcaggaaaacaaatatttcatcTGCAAGTACACCCTGG ACGTGTGCCTTTGTCCTCCTCCATGTCGTCCTACTACTACTGCTGCTCCTGCCTTGCAAACAACCACCCGACCTTTGTCCACCACTACCTCCCCTCCTCCTACTTGTCCTCCTTGTGCTTCCTCTGCTCGTCCTTACATTACTCTTTCCTCCAAACCGAATACCACCGCCGTGCCGCAAAACATTTGGGCACCGGAGATTTGCAAAATGTCAATCGATCAGTCCACATCGTGTGCCTCAGATGACCCCACGTGCTCGTGCCTGCTTGCCGTGTTGGCCAACCCA AATGGTTCGATCCAAGCTGCATTCAACGACGGTCTCGGTGTGAATCGCAGTGTTGTCATCAGAGGACAGGCCAATTCCAATGCAGAGAG GCTCATCGTCAAGCTGCTTCTGGGCAAAGAAGACGACAACATGACTGCGCTTCAGCTGAATTTCCACTTTGGAAACAAAAGCATTGTGCTCAACTCCCAAGCGGACAAAAAAACTACCCAACAAACCGTGAACGCTTCTCAACCCCACCAGTTTGGACCCGGACTCGACTTCAAG ATTGACATTCAATGTGGCAACAACACTTTCAACATGACCTTGGATGACAACGTCCAGCTGGCCTTGGAACATCAACTTATGAACCTGCGACGCATCAAGTGGCTGGAAGTTTGGCACGTGCTGCTGAGTTCCGTCCAGCTGATGTGA
- the LOC133156197 gene encoding olfactory receptor 2C1-like — MANSSWSPPMVLELDGLSGCSVSQRRVYFALALVSYVLTLLVNLTLMATVAAEKTLHRPIYVLVCNLCANGMLGASCFYPKLLHDLLAEVHVVSYVGCLVQVLVLYWYVFCEFASLTLMAYDRYVAICCPLVYRAIMTTQKVWRLLLLTWLLPLLETTAGVILTARLPLCGRRIHRLFCTNWALVKLSCVDNTVNNVYGFLLMFLQVAQAVLIGVSYGHLVRASLRSRSNRRRFVQTCVPHVLTLTVFTGSVCSDVLLERYGGGQSAGWRHGLAVLFMVAPPLLNPLIYGINLHQLRHRVLANLMPWRRAP, encoded by the exons ATGGCGAACTCCTCATGGTCGCCGCCGATGGTGTTGGAACTAGACGGCCTGAGCGGCTGCAGTGTCAGCCAGCGGCGTGTTTACTTTGCGCTGGCACTCGTGTCATATGTGCTGACGCTGCTGGTGAACTTGACGCTGATGGCGACGGTGGCGGCGGAGAAGACGCTGCACCGGCCCATCTACGTACTGGTGTGCAACTTGTGTGCCAACGGCATGCTGGGAGCTTCTTGCTTCTACCCCAAGCTGCTTCACGACCTGCTGGCTGAGGTGCATGTGGTGTCATATGTCGGCTGCCTGGTGCAGGTCTTGGTGCTCTACTGGTATGTCTTCTGTGAGTTTGCCAGTCTAACGCTGATGGCCTATGACCGCTATGTGGCCATCTGCTGCCCGTTGGTCTACCGTGCCATCATGACCACGCAGAAG GTttggcggctgctgctgctgacatgGTTGTTGCCGCTGCTGGAGACAACGGCGGGCGTGATTCTGACGGCGCGCCTGCCGCTGTGTGGCCGGCGGATCCATCGACTCTTCTGTACCAACTGGGCGCTAGTCAAGCTGTCGTGCGTCGACAACACCGTCAACAACGTCTACGGCTTCTTGCTGATGTTCCTGCAGGTGGCGCAGGCCGTCCTCATCGGCGTCTCGTACGGCCACCTAGTGCGTGCCTCGCTGCGTTCGCGCAGCAACCGCCGGCGCTTCGTGCAGACGTGCGTGCCCCATGTGCTTACCCTCACCGTCTTCACTGGCTCGGTTTGCTCTGACGTTCTGTTAGAGCGCTACGGCGGTGGCCAGTCAGCGGGCTGGCGCCACGGGCTGGCTGTGTTGTTCATGGTGGCTCCGCCGCTCCTCAACCCGCTCATCTACGGCATCAACCTGCACCAACTCCGGCATCGCGTCCTCGCAAACCTGATGCCGTGGCGCCGCGCTCCCTAG
- the LOC133156196 gene encoding lamin-A-like, with the protein MNRRYRASKNDAFKSVLICVALGSAARMLRLFTVHLLGCPPPAPPAKTAFPVRPLAHAAGHANPHFPLIFSRKDREKGERQACFHRSTAPLCGKPPTVDPLHLTSPYMHRRKKKQIRKMATPENTPQDAYNELKAIYETELANVRATRDSERERLQVELSKLRLELQDLEESLGKGRKELAAEALRRVNGEKRIQTLKKELEFQKKLHSAELREVKRRHESCMVELENARQKNDSKLANAIKEMQSQLELHKLYIYKKVAAHSVKMEEALSTGWNLWKKSREMRERMQQNLDEYQELRDVKPVLDMEINPHREQLDSEEERVRPTTSASGKRKRLNTDNTVG; encoded by the exons ATGAATCGCAGATATAGGGCGTCAAAGAACGATGCTTTCAAGTCAGTGTTGATCTGTGTAGCGCTTGGTAGTGCAGCTCGGATGCTTCGCCTGTTCACTGTGCACTTACTGGGCTGCCCCCCTCCGGCTCCACCCGCTAAGACTGCCTTTCCAGTGCGCCCATTGGCACACGCGGCCGGACATGCAAATCCACACTTCCCATTGATATTTTCCAGAAAGGACAGAGAAAAGGGGGAAAGGCAGGCGTGTTTCCATCGCTCCACTGCGCCACTGTGCGGTAAACCACCCACTGTGGATCCTCTCCACTTGACGTCACCTTACATGCACAGGCGCAAAAAG AAGCAAATTCGAAAAATGGCAACCCCAGAAAACACTCCTCAAGATGCATACAATGAGCTGAAGGCCATttacgagacggagctggcgaatGTCCGTGCGACTCGGGActcagagcgtgaacgtctgcaggtggagTTGAGCAAGCTGAGGCTGGAATTACAGGATCTGGAAGAAAG cttGGGAAAAGGCCGAAAGGAGCTGGCGGCTGAGGCTCTCAGGAGGGTGAATGGAGAGAAACGCATTCAAACCCTTAAAAAGGAGCTGGAGTttcaaaagaagctgcattccgcg gagttgcgcgaggtcaaacgccggcacgagtcttgcatggtggagttggaaaacgcccgccAGAAAAATGATAGCAAACTGGCCAACGCCATCAAGGAGATGCAAAGCCAGCTTGAACTTCATAAACTCTACATTTATAAaaag gtTGCAGCCCATAGTGTAAaaatggaggaggctctgtctacagggTGGAACCTCTGGAAGAAATCCCGAGAAATGAGGGAGCGGATGCAGCAGAacctggatgagtatcaggagctaaggGATGTCAAACCagtgctggatatggagataaatCCCCACAGGGAGcagcttgacagcgaggaggagag ggTACGcccgaccacgtcggccagcgggaagaggaagcgtctcAACACTGACaacaccgtgggatag